The genomic segment TACCTGTTCCTGTCCTAGGATGAAGATCCCTCCAGGCTTGATTGGGCGCCAGGGAGACAGGTTACTCCCTGATCCTCTCTGCACGCCGTCCTGGTAGGCCTCCCAATGTCCATCCCTTGTGGaccaggtcacacacacatggtgcCACTTCCCATCACTCACAGACAGGGGCAATGTCACCGCCTACATATGGGAGGATGAGGTGAGACATTTATAAAAGCGTTTCCTTGAATAATGTATATTTACTACAGGCATGCAGTTTGTTAATCATATTCATTTCCTCGCTCTAAAAGGTCATGTTTTTTGCTAGTGTCTGTGAGTTTGTGagcaacatcatttaaaaaaagttaggaacatatattttgaaattattagattttggtaATCCAGAAGCAGATTAcggctttttttaaaacaatgcttttattgtgagaTTTTCTTCAATAACTCTGCTTACACAATCATTATTGCTTTCAAAACAATCATGCATAATAAACCTCAGAGATCTGTGCTCTCTGAGGgctttctctcttttattttatctatttctTTTATGAATTAACATTTTGTCCACAACTTATATTTCACAAAATCTGTCCGTTTTTAAGCCGTGCTTTCAAACAAGGAACACAGCAAAGTGAGCAACAATAAGTTGCAAATTATAAAGATATAAAGAAACATTTTAGAGgatatttaaatattgttattcaAATTGCTAAGTGAAAATATGTCACAGGAACTGAGCTCCTCCCACCTAAAACTAAGGTGAAACGTATAGAGAAACACTTAACTCCCTCATTTGAGGATTTCTCAGTGTTAATTTCGTGTTCCTTTTCTCTCACCTTGTCATCAATCAGCAGCTCTAAAGGATTGTCCCCCCACTCAATGAGCACCAGCTCATTGGACTGTCCAGGGGCGGAGTAAGAAAAGGGCGTCCCCATGCTGTGTCCCACGCCCGTCTTCAtccagagacacagagtcagGGCGAAGATTTCCTGCAGCAGAGTCCTCTTCAACCGCCCGTACATGTAGTTAGTTCTCATGGGGAAACTGAGCTGGAAAGCATCAGGATTTTTCTTGCTGGGGCCTGTTTTCAAGGAAACACATCACACGCGATATGAATGAGAAATATTTTCTCAACAGAACAGTCTTAACTCAAAGTGTCCTCAGAATATTGAGGTTTCTACCATATCTAAAGATTGATGATGAACATTTGAAAGTCACTTCTGTTTTCAGTAACAGTTCACAAGATCAagaaaactgagaaaacaaatgtaaacgtTTGACTTGAACTTACTGTAAGTTAAATGTCAAACTcatgaaaatattcagatttattttacacCATATTTGGCAagtcctttcttcttcttcagctgcttAATACAGTAAAgtacattaaaggtccagtgtgtaacatttaggagttTATGGGTTTAtaggcagaaattgaaaatgcTACCCATAAGTACTGTATCTTTCTACAAgtgtatattttctttaaaataaaatatgtatatattactCCAAATATACTCCAGGTAATATCTTGTGCCtctgtgtttctacagcagcccaaatggacaaagtAGTCAAAGGAAGGAATGACATCCAAAGAGAGGGGTGAGTCCTTTTTTGATACAATTTGCAGCCTCAACAACTAGAGGTCACgtattcttacacactggaccttgcgTTGTGGTTATGTGTTGAGTCGTTGTTGTGTACCTGTGAGGTGCAGCTGGTTGAGCACATTCTCTAGTTTGGAGTGGAAACCAGGTCGGGGCCCTGGTGCTCTGTAACCCGTGTGTGGAAACTGACTGTGATTGTCTGCTTCATTACTGTGAtggtcgtcatcatcatcatcggcATCGTGGTCGTCATGACTACCATCTGCATCATGATGGTCGTCATTGTGGCCGTCATCATGGTGATCGCTGTGGTTCCTGCCGTCGTCGTGGCCACCGTGATGTCTGTCGTTGTGGTCATCATCGTGGTGGTCACTCAAGTGTCCGTCTGCGTGGTGATCGTCGCCGCCGTGATGGTCTTCATTGTCGCTGTGACTGCTTTGGTCGTCGTGATGGTGATGgtgcagctgctcctccaggGCGCTGatcttcctctgcagcagctccttcAGCGAGCTGGAGTAGGTGGTGGATGTGTTCCTCTTCTGCTGAGAGAGATTAGAGAGAAGAAGTGGGGTGAGGCCTTTATCACTGTATCACTTAAGTCACTTAAGTGCTGTGACTCCCACTTACAACACACAGAACGACGGCATCAGAGCTGCTTTGTCGGAGAATCATGAATCCAAATGTGTCTCTGTAGAGAATGTATTTTGCACCTGTCTGCCTGCTGTTTACAGCCTCTAACTATGTTGTACAATATACTTTTGAGTCCCTCTCACACTCTGTATCTCTGTATCTGCCTCTGCTTGTTTTCCTCTCACGTAATCCAGGCTTTATCCTGCTGCATGCCCTGATTACCAGTCTGTCAACGGAGATCATGATAATTACTGCTGATCTTAGACCCGTGCCAcccctccaacacacacacacactgcagcttctgGCATCTGTCTGTGAGCATGAATCCCTACATCAGGTAACAAAAGAGGGGCAAAAAGAGATGTAGATCACCCAAAGTTCTTCCAGAACCTCTCATAGAAGAGTCTCTTACACGAGTGACGTCCTTTTCTAACTCTTGCTAATGTAGTGATTGCCTTTggttgattaattaattaattgtagCTTTGTCTAAAACACTTAGCAGGCATACTACTTAGGGATTTGTTTATCTGACTAATAACCCACTGACGTCAGCACTAATGTGCTCTCCTAGTTTGATTTCCTTTCTTTGACTCGCTCTCTTTGAAATGCACATGGCCTTGCTTAAGTTCCTGTACCTGTGTTGATGTTATGTTGCAggtaaaaagttgaaaaaaagttTCCTCACCTGTAGGTTGTCCAGCCTGTCCTTGAGCGCCTGCAGCATCCTCTCCATCTGCTCCGGTGATGATGTGATGTCCCCCGGTGTCACATGTTTATCCTTCCcctggttgttgttgctgttgtggcCTCTGTCCAATCGTTGCCCCCCTACAGAGGGGTTGTGCGGTGAGTCTGGTATGAAgttgctgttgccatggtgacctTGCTGGTTGCTATGGTGCCCGTGGTCAGTGTGCGGGTGATGACTGGCCACCCCTGCATGATGAGAGAATGAGGCAGTGCCGTGGTGGTCGTCGTGAGGCGTCACACCGTGGCTGAAGccctcacacagagacagcttGGCTGTCAACTCTCTAATGGTCTCCCTCTGGTCCAGGATGGTCTCTTTCTGCCGCACAAGGCTCTCCCTGAGGTGGAGGATGGTGGCTTTGGCCTCCTCGCTCGCCCCCCACCACCCAGCAGGAGTTGCACTTTGATGGCCTGGTCCACTGGGCCCTGGCGCTCCTGTTCCTGGACCTGCTGTGGGGAAGCAGGAAGGGTCTGTATCCACAGGAATGGGGGTGCAGACAAAGCGTGGGTGAGCTCCGTATTCATAGTCTGACCCTGAAGTGGCAGATGCTTGGCAGAGGAGAAGTGAAAGTAGAGAAGACACAATGGGAGCAAGGTGTAGAAACTGAGAGTTCCTCATCATCTCCATCCACAGTTCAGCCTGAAACACTGAGGAGCTCGGCTTCACTTCACAGTGTGGGATGCCAGTCAAAGTAAAGACTGTCCCGATTTCTTTGCTGTTGTGAAGGAGACATCATGGATCAAGACAACAAAGTATCCTCTCATCTGTGAAGAATAAATCAAATTCTTTGATCTGTTTTTCGATGAGAGAATTGTTTTTCCTCTCGATGTCAcgttgtgtgtttctctctgtctctgaagaGTGAACTTAACCTGAAAGACAAAACATCAGCTCTCAGATAAAGGTCAGTCACAGCGTGTGGGCGCAATAATAAGAGCAAGTGTCCAATAATGTGCTTTAgatttgtggtgttttgtgGTATAAAATATTTCCATTACACTCAGGTCAGGTCTATGTCACGTCTCTTTTTGCTGCTGTAGTTAGTGTCAATGTACTTAAACACTACGGACGACGACACGTTTTGGACCAGACTATAAAGGTCTTGAGTTGTCAGCAGTGTTTTGCCCTCACTGTCTGACCTGTATCTTTACATGGCACAGGCATGTGCCAGAACAACCAGAGCCTGCTCAGACAAGGATTAGTCCCAATGAGAGACGTGACTTCCTTAATGGAGCAGCCAGCGAGATTTCTGCTCCTCTCTTACTGAGATGGCTTTGACTTCCCAGTAGCCCTAGTAGTTCTTGAGTGTACTTTGATGCTTGATTCAGGATTTCATAGCCCAGTGAGTGGCTGATAATACTGAAACAGTGCAAATATGAAGGTATCACGTGTCTATATCATAAAAGGGGAGCTGACCTCTCTGAAACTGCATCATGTCCTTCATTATACAGGGTCGGCATTTTGAAATGGCACAGCCACCTGCTGCCGGCACTGAGTAGCCTCTGcgttgtgtatgtatgtttgtgttgataGGTCATGCATGATTTACTAtactttataaataataaaacagagagagaagaaatacACATACACTAAACCTACACTCGTGTTAAGAAAGGAATTCTCTGCCTTTATTGAAATACCAACACAGAATATACCACTGcagaatcattttaaacatctaATTACATGTAGAAACTAAATGCTTGTAACGCACCTTTGTCAAACTGTAATAGTAATAGTGTCTAAAGGTGGAACAACTTGTGCCCTTGCAGCCCTTTTTGTGATTTACGGGGTTTAGTGAGGAGAGACAGATGGTGGAGGACAAGAATCGTCTCACACCCAATCTCCACTGTTAATTAACCTAATTACAAAGACTTGTACCTGTGACCTTAGTCAGAGATAAGTGAGCTTCCTTATAATCCACGGACACTGGGGTCGTTCACCATCTCTGCACCATATGGTCAATGTGGGTATTTAAGTTGTGTGATTATTTCCACATTAAAAACTGACAACAGCATTTCGACCTGTCATTGAAACACATAGTGGATGAAATGAAGCACTTTCTATTTGTTTACAACCTCATTATCAACATTGttgggacattttgtcaaaacacagaatggagaagaaaagcGTGATGTGTGTGACGTGTGATGCCAAAGCAAACGATTTTTAAACAGTCCTTTCTTCTTAGCACTGTTATTGTGCTATAATATCTATTATACATTTGTAGTTCATGAGTCTGTGCTCCCTCTCTGACCAACCAGAAAACATAACTCTAGataaaatgaagaataaaactTCACTACATTCTGCAATGAGGAAAGAATTGTTCATGAAATGTTACTATGCAATTCACTTTGGTTGTAAATTCATACCTGTTGAGCTGTTGAGTTGTTAAATACAAAGTTGTGTTAATGATCAATAAAGAATAAtctatattttgtaaaaaaacgtGCAAATCTGTAAATGTTTcctttagagctgcaactaacgattgttttcataatcgagtaatcgtttgtccataaaatgtcaaaaaacgaacaaatgtccatcagtgtttgtcaaaccaggaaatgatgatgatcttgaaatgtcttgttttgtcctcaaaccaaaatgattcagtttttaaggatttctttgttatatggagcaaagaaacctagaaaatattcacatttaaggagctgaaacactcagaaatcttgttttgatcatgaaaaaaTCTTCACACCGATTAATCGAAAAAAATAGTTAACGATTAATTTTATAATCGGTTAaccgagtaattgtttcagctctagtttcCTTGTCTTTGCCTGTAAACAGGTAACAGGTCCAGAGAAACACTGGCTCTTCACTGGTCTTCTGCTTAAAACGTGTGATGACAACACTTAACACAGTATAAACAATATTAAATACACTGTTTATCTCCTTACCTTAGAGTCGCTGTGAGTGCAGGTGAGTGCGTGAAGTTGTTGTGAGTGATTAGAGTGAGAGAGATTTATTCATCTCCTTATGTCCCTCCCTCATAtaatcctctcctctctcctcctctcatccctttcctccttgttgttgttatttcctgGGAAGACCACACCTCTTTTCCTGTCACACTGACTTTTTTGGCAACTCAACCATCTCTACGCTATGTTTCCATTGGGTTCATCTGTAAGTCAGTCCTGTTAGCATCTTCCTGTATACAGGAagtctttcctctcttttttagACGGATCAATCAGAATCTGTTTGTGATGAGTTGGTGATCAACCCAATATGTTTTACCCCactgatattttcattttcaagaaatcTCCATCTCTTCTAATTGtcaaaactgtaaaaagaaatcatATCTATTTCAAAGCTCACtggatttgaatgaaaatggaGTATTTGGATGCAGGATCAGACTAAGCTTCaggatctgatccagattacggATTTGGCGGCAAATTAATTTAACATGGTTCACTCCCATCTCTTCTCACTCCAAGTTCAGATGTTtagagtttttatttcaaacccATGTACAACAATTACCATgacaatacatttacattacatttgaaaaggagtaggcagaagtataaactAATGTGTACCTGTACCccattcctattacacacaactcaatttataCACTACTTTATCCCATCTCTtagtattttatacaatgttctcagtacaacacaagaacACGTCTGGCTTTAAACACGACCATTTCCATCACCGTCCCGGATTCAACTGCTGTTCATcatattcttttaaactgatttgtttttactctgcttGAATTCAATGTTAGACTGTTCCGTAATTTAACCCCCGagattgaaacacacatactttttaaagttgtcctgGCACACTGccttttttaatttagtttccCTCTTAAATTATATCCcccttgtctttattttatttgaaactcAATGATTTCTTGCTTTGAAGATGGTCATCGTTATcagcaggtaaagttctatacagatccagagAGTCTTCTCAGTCcagtgaatgaaaatgtaaacattttagcTGCCATTACAGTATGTGAGATCTTTTTGTGGGCTTCCATAGTTTGTAACTCACAGGTGACAAAGTGTTAAAGCCTTAGCAtgtgtctgtgctctctgagtgatcttgttcttcttcttattgtCCTGGAACATTAGTTTTGTTATTATCACAGAAAATGATATTTCCctgacaaacaaatgtttaaaaatatactgtatacattttattccttcaaacagaacacaaacactggcttcagctcctccaggaCAGCGTCACACAGCTCACCTACATCTCAGCACGGGACTAATTGGCCTGATTAATTCTGTGTCTGACTGGCAGCCTGAGAGGACGTGACGGGACAGCAGATGGCTGCTGTGAgctcaacacacaaacaacaatgcAGGCTGAACCATGATTAAGAGCAGACACTTATACTTACATTAACTTTAGATTACAGGTTCAGACACAGTGGCATATGTTGGACTACTGTGTCCTTGTCAGGCTTCTggttaaaacatacacacaacaatgaaaatcatttttgttttaacacaaaGTCACAGAATAAAACTGAGGAATTTCTCGTCATTTTACTTCGTATTTCTCACAGAGCCTTATGAAATATAAATCCCCAgttcactctttttttctgatgaaGCGCAGCGAAACTGCTGTCAGTTTTGGGTGgattaaacctttaaaacatgaAGCTGGGGGTGTTGAAACTTTATTAACACAAGCCAGATTTGttaatgtgaacatgttcttcacACCTTTTTTAATAGTaacttttacatacaaatgcactgctTAATTAAAATTAGTCATCTAGCTATGcaatttttgtaacattttggacgacatactaaacgatggcatttttgtcaaattttgaacgacatactaaactatggcatttttggcagattttgaacgacatactaaactatgacattttggtgactttttggacttcatactaaactatgacatttttNNNNNNNNNNNNNNNNNNNNNNNNNNNNNNNNNNNNNNNNNNNNNNNNNNNNNNNNNNNNNNNNNNNNNNNNNNNNNNNNNNNNNNNNNNNNNNNNNNNNGCTAAATCTTCGATagcatactaaattatgacattttggtaactttttggacgacatactaaactatgacatttttgacaaattttggacgacatactaaactatgacatttttgacaaattttggactaaactatgaattttttgtcacattttagaagacatactaaactatgacattttggtcacattttagacgacaaactaaactatgacatttttgtcacattttagacgacatactaaagtatgacatttttgtcacattttagaagacatactaaactatgacatttttgtcacattttagaagacatactaaactatgacatttttgtctgattttggacgacatactaaactatgacatttttgtctgattttggacgacatactaaactagtACGTTTTACATGACATTTAGTTGTTAGTAGGTCTTGACTAACTTTGTACAAACATAgggctatgacttttctaagcgtttcgagcAATCATGGCAACAAAAACTGCAAAAACTGCgaataatttccacatacacatgaaggGGAGACGATCGATGAAATGATCACAACCCAGCCCAGTTTGGATCCTCACATCTTAAGAGTCAgtctcttttaaagggtgattccaccaaaataccacttGGTTTTCAAtggttcaatccacccaaatgttacCAGCCCAGTTACCTAGAATTTTCTAGTTTGAGTTGAACTGCAGTTGATGAGTTCAGTTAGATACTGCCATAATGTCTGGAGCTGTTTactattcattttttttttaattggttttCATCagctttctctttgttttcattctggCTCGGTGGAGGGGtctgaacacaacaacattgaTGAAGCACTGTTGCTtcgaagaaagaagaaaacaggcAGAAGTGCAGGTCTCACAAATCAGAGAGTCAAATTTTGAGTAGCCATCAAAAGTTGAATGAAATTGCAGATTCTGTgaattaaaattgtattatCAGTTTCCTCAGCTCAAAAAATATAGTCTCAAGCTTCTGGCTGTTGTGCACAATGGGAGTTGTGATTTATGCCTCTGTATGCATTATCTATACATCAAATAAACAGATAAGTCATGTGATTTAATGTGTCCTTGTACTCCTCAAATCTGCTCTCTTTTGAAGGACACTTAATGGTTGAGATCACAAAACATCCCCATCAGTCCAAATCCCAGCAATCAACCCAAAATGGGTCTCTCACAGCTTCTCCTCTACCTTCAAGGCAGCATATCCTCCACAGTCCGGAGTGGGTGAGCGCCCCCGGGTCCTTCTTGTCCTTGTTGTGGGGGTCATCCTGGGTGACGTTGGCTGTGCTGTTGCAGATGAGGGCACGTGAGTACAGCCAATAGTCCGTCCCTATAGCCACCGTCATCAGGCCGAAGGCAGCGAATGCCCCCACGGTGGTGAGAAGGATCTGGATCCCCTTCTCACACACCATGCCTTCAGAGGAAAAAGGTAGAagcaaaaggagaaaagaagaagggTAGACATTAAGAGTACTGAGGAGAAAGATCTAAAATAAGCAAGTGTTTAGTGTGCAGTTAGACAAGGAGTATAAATGAGATTACTGAGCAGGACTGCGTTTGCACTTGTACACCAAGtacagtttatttaaaaaaagacagccACTATTAAGGTGAGATGATGAGGGGCAGGAAAAGATGAGGAGCGGTGTTGGGAGCGCCAGAGGGAGGTGATGAAAAAACACGAGAGCCAGGAGAAGGTGGATGTGGGAGGTGCATAAGTgcgtctatgatgtgtccttggAGGAGAGTTGGATGACTCTGCTGACTCCGCTTAACAAGACAGAATTGATGTGAAACACAACAGATCACACCCTCCCAATCTCAGTCTACTCCATATTCATGATCCTGACACCATTCTCCCTCTCAGTGTCAGCAGGGCCGGAGATgaatacacaaacaacacacgcACATAAATCAGTTCTAACATGAGCTCACCCTCAAGTTTTTATTCACTAAGGAAACGTGGGTGAACCTTTGACATGCAAATACACAGGCACTAAGACAAACAGAGTCATACACATGTCATGCTTCAGTGGCTATAAATTCACCACTGATATTTTCACCTTCTCCAACAAGGACAAGCAAAATCTCTAAGTACCAAGTGTGTCAGCGCGAGACTTTACCTGACGGCGAGTTTCTATCCTTCGACTCAATTTTGAAATCTTTCTTTTCCTCGTCAGTGAAGAACGTGCTGTCCCCTCAATCCGGACAGCATCCATCGACTGTTCTCACCCGCtcccttctctctttcttgcaCTCCTTTTCTTGCTTACGCCTCTTTcttctccccctcttcttcttcctgagTTGAAAGGTGGCGGCTCTGGAGGATGTGGCTTGAACGGCTGCCCCGCTCTTTGTCCCTCTGTTAGCAGGAAGCTTGAACCAGAGAACCCATGACCACTGTTCTGCACCTGCAATATGACACATTTATAAAGCAGGGTTCATTAAAATCTGTGGTGcataacattttaacatgaacAAATGCCTACTACATTGAtgttcatccatcttctactgctttatcctccacatgagggtcgtggggtgATAAACAAGCATCCACTCACACatagggtcaatttagagtgtccagtttaaactaatccccaaatctgcatatttttgggGCCGTTTTAGAGAACCAGAAACATTATCTTTTCTCAAAATGTCGGCCTCGCGTTTCCGTGTAGGCAACGCTGTCATTCATTATCATGTGTTTGGacattgtttgacagtgttaccaactactgtcaatgaaaaaagtctgaaaagaCGGTAGACatcactagaacacgtcctgtctttagagatttcacacacggGGGTGAAAAACGTGTTGAATcgtaagcctatcagctccacacgtgTTTCTCAGTTTAGCGGCGTTTAGCTCTCATATCGCCTGCCgacattcctgcgctgcacacaggaagtatattcattttgtgtcaAAACACTATGACCCACAAAAATGTTTCAGAATGAGCTGTACTGCTGAAAAACCTGGTCAGGTCTGATAATTGTGCTTGACagagttttcagttttcagatgaaggacagatGATGTTACGCTGTCTCTGgttacaaagaccaaacagcGGCAGAATAATAAGAACACTGACAACAAAggtataaaaaaattaaaactgcaGCTTTCAGGTTGAAATTTGAGTTAAATATTCACAAAAGCTATGATTTCAGACCTTTTCTAGGTTCAAAATGTACCTTTaatttgtttcatattttgtttataactagaataaataataagtattaAGGGGTAAAGACAGTATGACACCAGGGCGAGTTGTACTGCATCTATTCAGAATTAGAGGAGCAAGAGGGGGAGGCTGAGAGGACCAACCCGACATTGTTACCATAGCAACATTGAATTCCAAAGTCAGGATCAgcatagagtgtgtgtgtgtgtgtgtgtgggggcaagagatagaggaagaaggagagcaAAGCGGAGAGGAGAGAACAGAGATGGAGAGCGAAAGAGGCAGAAATGAGAGGGGAATATTTCACGTCACTCACATGACTGTTGACTTAGAAACCAAAGACAGATGCACGAACC from the Solea senegalensis isolate Sse05_10M linkage group LG9, IFAPA_SoseM_1, whole genome shotgun sequence genome contains:
- the si:dkey-283b15.2 gene encoding neuronal pentraxin-1 isoform X2; translation: MEMMRNSQFLHLAPIVSSLLSLLLCQASATSGSDYEYGAHPRFVCTPIPVDTDPSCFPTAGPGTGAPGPSGPGHQSATPAGWWGASEEAKATILHLRESLVRQKETILDQRETIRELTAKLSLCEGFSHGVTPHDDHHGTASFSHHAGVASHHPHTDHGHHSNQQGHHGNSNFIPDSPHNPSVGGQRLDRGHNSNNNQGKDKHVTPGDITSSPEQMERMLQALKDRLDNLQKRNTSTTYSSSLKELLQRKISALEEQLHHHHHDDQSSHSDNEDHHGGDDHHADGHLSDHHDDDHNDRHHGGHDDGRNHSDHHDDGHNDDHHDADGSHDDHDADDDDDDHHSNEADNHSQFPHTGYRAPGPRPGFHSKLENVLNQLHLTGPSKKNPDAFQLSFPMRTNYMYGRLKRTLLQEIFALTLCLWMKTGVGHSMGTPFSYSAPGQSNELVLIEWGDNPLELLIDDKAVTLPLSVSDGKWHHVCVTWSTRDGHWEAYQDGVQRGSGSNLSPWRPIKPGGIFILGQEQDTLGGRFDATQAFVGEMADLHMWSHVLSAEDIYSLASCSSYLRGDVIAWSDTEVELHGGVVRFPFDPCH
- the si:dkey-283b15.2 gene encoding neuronal pentraxin-1 isoform X1, yielding MEMMRNSQFLHLAPIVSSLLSLLLCQASATSGSDYEYGAHPRFVCTPIPVDTDPSCFPTAGPGTGAPGPSGPGHQSATPAGWWGASEEAKATILHLRESLVRQKETILDQRETIRELTAKLSLCEGFSHGVTPHDDHHGTASFSHHAGVASHHPHTDHGHHSNQQGHHGNSNFIPDSPHNPSVGGQRLDRGHNSNNNQGKDKHVTPGDITSSPEQMERMLQALKDRLDNLQQKRNTSTTYSSSLKELLQRKISALEEQLHHHHHDDQSSHSDNEDHHGGDDHHADGHLSDHHDDDHNDRHHGGHDDGRNHSDHHDDGHNDDHHDADGSHDDHDADDDDDDHHSNEADNHSQFPHTGYRAPGPRPGFHSKLENVLNQLHLTGPSKKNPDAFQLSFPMRTNYMYGRLKRTLLQEIFALTLCLWMKTGVGHSMGTPFSYSAPGQSNELVLIEWGDNPLELLIDDKAVTLPLSVSDGKWHHVCVTWSTRDGHWEAYQDGVQRGSGSNLSPWRPIKPGGIFILGQEQDTLGGRFDATQAFVGEMADLHMWSHVLSAEDIYSLASCSSYLRGDVIAWSDTEVELHGGVVRFPFDPCH